The region GGCATTACAGCAACAGCAGAAGCAGCAGAGATTAGCCGCAAAGGACTACAAAAAGCCTTGTCAGAGCAGGGAAACCCACTCTTTGAGAATGTAAGCACGATTCTACACGCTATGGGCTATCAACTTGTTCCACAAGCTTTGGCAATGGATGTCAAAACTAAGAGGACATAAGTCTTTCTGTTAGCATATAAACAATAAATTATCTAGAACAACCAACAAGTTAATAAACCCCCTTTGAGGTTTTAGTCAACCATGAAGCCAAAAACGCTTAACCAATGGAGAAGCCACCTAACAGCACTTTTACTAGGAATAATTCTCTGTTTTGGTGGTTTTCAAGTCTTATCCTCTCAAGCTGATTCTTTAAAGTTAGATCAGCCTCCTTTAACCATAGCTCAAGTTCCTATTTCCAATAATAGTGATAGCTTTGTGGCCGCGGCCGTCAGTCGCACTGGCCCCGCAGTTGTCCGTATTGATACCGAAAGCGTTGTCACTCGTCGTGTTGACCCTTTATTAGATGATCCTTTTTTCCGAGAATTTTTTGGTCAACAGTTTAACTCTCGCGCACCTCAACAACAGCGCATTAGTGGACAGGGATCAGGCTTTATTGTAGATGGCAATGGAATTATCCTCACCAATGCTCATGTGGTTGATAATGCCGATAAAGTGACCGTTACCCTCAAAGATGGACGTATCTTTAATGGAAAAGTCCGAGGAACCGATGAAGTGACGGATTTAGCAGTAGTTACCATTAACCCCCAAGGGGCTAAATTACCCGTTGCCCCTTTAGGCAATTCTGATCAACTTCAAGTAGGAGATTGGGCGATCGCGGTGGGAAATCCGGTAGGATTAGATAATACTGTGACACTAGGGATTATTAGTACTATTGGCAGATCAGCCGCTAAAGCAGGAATTCCCGATAAAAGGCTAGATTTTATTCAAACCGATGCGGCTATTAACCCCGGTAACTCAGGGGGGCCCCTACTCAATAGCAAAGGGGAAGTAATTGGCATTAATACCGCTATTAGGGCCGATGCTATGGGGATTGGTTTTGCTATTCCTATCAATAAGGCTAAAGCCTTGCAAAATACCCTGGCCAGTGGACAAAAAGTTGCCCATCCCTATATTGGGGTACAAATGGTCAATTTAACCCCTGAAGTAGCTAAGGAAAATAATCAAAATCCTAATTCTCCCATGATGATCGCAGAAGTTGAGGGAATTTTAGTGGTACAAGTAATGCCTAATACCCCCGCCGCTAAAGCAGGAATTCGTCGAGGAGATGTGATTGTAACAGTTAATAATAAACCCGTTAAAGATGGGTCAGATTTGCAATCTATGGTAGAAAATGTGGGGATTAACGGTCAACTCAAACTAAAACTTTATCGAGGCGATCGCAGTTTAGAGTTAACAGTTACGACAGCACAACTAGAAAGTCCAAACTAAAAAACAAATGGGCGTTACTGAATCAGGGTATAAAACAACCATTCTTTACTTTACCCGTATGCTTATACTTTAAATACCAAAAAACCTTGCAAAGCAAGGTTTTTTGGTATTAGTGCATTTTACCTGTGTCCATGTAAGGTCTTGATTAGAACCAGCGATCGCTGTATAATAAAAACATAGGTACGCTGCCGAAGGCACTGCGGAGCGGACTGCCTCAAAACACGCTTCAGTTAAGCCTCAGAGAAGATTGTACCCAGTAACAGGTGGTCTCAAAATCACTGAAACTACCTCTACAGAACGGTTTCGTTATTTTTTTTAGTATAACTAAAATACTAATTTTTAATGGGCATTTTTGGGTTATTGTCAACGACTACTAGTCCCATCGCCCCCCGCATCAACTCCTCCGTCGACTGGCAAGATTACTCCCGTAACCCATTTAGCAAGGGACAGATAAAGCACGGCATCCGCAATATCTTTAGGCAGTCCAAACCGTCCTAGAGGTTGTTGTTGTTCGAGGTAGTTTAACGTTTTTTCATCGAGTTCACCGTATAGAGATGTGGGGACAACCCCAGGCGCAACCACATTAATACGAATATTGTCGGAGGCTAACTCAACAGATAGATTTTTGGACATAGCCATAATCGCCGCCTTTGCCATAATTGGTGCAGAGGAGGGAAATGCCTTAATGCCATTCATAGCCAGAATAGTTCCAATATTAATAATAGCTCCCCCTTCTTTTTGCTGTCTCATCTGTTTAACGGTTTCCTGGGTTAAGGCAAAAGTCCCTCTTACATATCCAAGAAACTGATCTAACTCATCTATTTTATAATCGGTGAAAGGTTTAACGGAAAAAATGCCTGCGTTATTAACCAGAACATCGACGCGACCAAATTTTGCTACTGTCTCATTAATCAGATCTGGTGCCACTTCAGGCTGGGTAATGTCACTGACGATAAAGTGAATACGTTTAGGTTGATTTAATTGTTGAACGGCCTTTTCTAACTTTAAGGATGTTCTACCAATCAGTACAACGTTAAAGTCTGTGTTAAGAAAGGCATCCGCAATAGCAAAACCAATTCCAGTGGCACCACCTGTAATAATAGCGGTTTGAGTGTTCATTTTTTCGGGTTTCTCCAATGAATAAATATGAGTCGTCGAACTCAGCTGAATAAGTTTCAGTTTATCAGCAAAAAGGCTTCTTTTAAATCTGACGGACTATTTCCGCCAGGCCGCACTATCCCTTTTCTGTCACTCTCCGATTTTTCGTATGATGAATAATCCCTCAAGACAATGTATATTGGGCAATGGAGTGTTTGGTGACGGTATTTTGGCAAATTTGTAATTCTCATCAATGTCTATTCACAAAAATGCTGGCGATCGCTTTCTCTGTAAGAGTTACAGAACTGATAAATTGTCAGGCTTTTCGGAGAGTGACAGAAGAGGGATAGTTTCTCGATTTGAAGAAATTATTGCAGTAGCGAGACTGAAAAGAAGAAGCGAATATTTTAAAAATTTAGCTTATAGCCTCCTTGATAATTTTATGATTGCTCATCAAAGGAGGCTAAAACAGCTTATACAATAGCTTCTAAAATTTTCTCACCTGATAAATTAGCCCATTGATTCCAAGTTTCCCTCCAAATTTCCTTAGCTTTGTTGTAGCCAATCAAAACTAAATCAGAGTTAATTTCATTTTCCACTATTAGTTCCCCAACTGCTTTTCTAATCATTTCTTTGTGATGAATATCTTCACC is a window of Aphanothece sacrum FPU1 DNA encoding:
- a CDS encoding addiction module antidote protein, encoding MRKYRTFDQVEEEYYREHPEEIDSFLTVIFEEYAKNNDTGALLSALRMISRVKGITATAEAAEISRKGLQKALSEQGNPLFENVSTILHAMGYQLVPQALAMDVKTKRT
- a CDS encoding HhoA/HhoB/HtrA family serine endopeptidase; the encoded protein is MKPKTLNQWRSHLTALLLGIILCFGGFQVLSSQADSLKLDQPPLTIAQVPISNNSDSFVAAAVSRTGPAVVRIDTESVVTRRVDPLLDDPFFREFFGQQFNSRAPQQQRISGQGSGFIVDGNGIILTNAHVVDNADKVTVTLKDGRIFNGKVRGTDEVTDLAVVTINPQGAKLPVAPLGNSDQLQVGDWAIAVGNPVGLDNTVTLGIISTIGRSAAKAGIPDKRLDFIQTDAAINPGNSGGPLLNSKGEVIGINTAIRADAMGIGFAIPINKAKALQNTLASGQKVAHPYIGVQMVNLTPEVAKENNQNPNSPMMIAEVEGILVVQVMPNTPAAKAGIRRGDVIVTVNNKPVKDGSDLQSMVENVGINGQLKLKLYRGDRSLELTVTTAQLESPN
- a CDS encoding SDR family NAD(P)-dependent oxidoreductase; the protein is MNTQTAIITGGATGIGFAIADAFLNTDFNVVLIGRTSLKLEKAVQQLNQPKRIHFIVSDITQPEVAPDLINETVAKFGRVDVLVNNAGIFSVKPFTDYKIDELDQFLGYVRGTFALTQETVKQMRQQKEGGAIINIGTILAMNGIKAFPSSAPIMAKAAIMAMSKNLSVELASDNIRINVVAPGVVPTSLYGELDEKTLNYLEQQQPLGRFGLPKDIADAVLYLSLAKWVTGVILPVDGGVDAGGDGTSSR